One Sulfuriferula thiophila DNA window includes the following coding sequences:
- a CDS encoding formate dehydrogenase subunit gamma: MSIKTNLVARYSTKERTNHWLVAITFIMLALSGLALFHPAFFFLTNLFGGGPWTRILHPFIGVVMFVAFLSLIVKFWGNNYITKADLEWQKHLGDIMANKDTDLPEIGKYNIGQKYLFWSLVVIIPLLVLSGFIIWRPYFAPFFSINIIRLAVLVHSLAAFIAIVAIIVHVYAAIWTKGSIRAMTRGTVTVAWAKHHHPAWYKEISKETKL; encoded by the coding sequence ATGTCGATCAAGACTAATCTGGTAGCTCGTTACTCCACCAAAGAACGCACGAATCATTGGCTGGTGGCGATTACTTTTATCATGCTGGCGTTAAGTGGTCTGGCACTATTCCACCCCGCCTTTTTCTTTCTGACCAATTTATTTGGAGGCGGCCCCTGGACCAGAATCTTGCATCCATTTATCGGCGTGGTCATGTTTGTGGCTTTTCTCAGCCTGATAGTCAAATTCTGGGGTAATAATTACATTACCAAAGCCGACCTTGAATGGCAGAAACATCTGGGTGACATTATGGCCAATAAAGACACGGATTTGCCTGAAATAGGGAAATACAACATTGGCCAGAAGTATTTATTCTGGTCGCTGGTGGTCATTATTCCATTGCTGGTACTGTCCGGTTTCATTATCTGGCGGCCTTACTTTGCGCCCTTCTTCTCAATCAATATCATCCGGCTGGCCGTATTGGTGCATTCACTGGCAGCCTTTATCGCCATAGTAGCCATCATCGTGCACGTATATGCGGCTATCTGGACTAAAGGTTCCATTCGCGCCATGACACGTGGTACTGTTACCGTAGCCTGGGCCAAGCATCACCATCCAGCCTGGTATAAAGAAATTTCAAAGGAAACCAAGTTGTGA
- the fdxH gene encoding formate dehydrogenase subunit beta: protein MALQSLDILRSSATTTPPPGVRQTAEVAKLIDVSKCIGCKACQSACMEWNDIRDEIGSNAGIYDNPRDLTADSWTVMRFSEVEVEKDKLEWLIRKDGCMHCADPGCLKACPAPGAIIQYSNGIVDFHEESCIGCGYCIAGCPFNVPRISKKDNKAYKCTLCSDRVGVGMEPACVKSCPTGALVFGTKEDMIDHAAERIVDLKERGYSNAGLYDPQGIGGTHVMYVLQHADQPELYHGLPKDPSINPMVSIWKGITKPIMSLGIGLVALVGFFHYITVGPNEVEEENESEPH, encoded by the coding sequence ATGGCACTACAATCTTTAGATATTCTGCGCAGTTCCGCCACTACAACTCCACCACCTGGCGTACGTCAGACGGCAGAGGTTGCCAAGCTGATAGATGTTTCCAAATGCATCGGCTGCAAAGCTTGCCAATCAGCATGCATGGAGTGGAATGATATCCGTGATGAAATCGGCAGCAATGCCGGTATCTACGATAACCCGCGCGACTTAACGGCGGATTCATGGACGGTCATGCGCTTCTCGGAAGTCGAAGTCGAAAAAGACAAACTGGAATGGTTAATCCGCAAGGATGGCTGTATGCACTGCGCCGATCCAGGTTGCCTTAAAGCCTGCCCAGCACCGGGTGCGATCATTCAATACAGTAATGGTATTGTCGATTTTCACGAGGAAAGCTGCATCGGCTGTGGTTATTGCATTGCCGGTTGCCCGTTCAATGTACCGCGCATATCCAAGAAGGATAACAAAGCCTACAAATGTACGCTTTGCTCCGACCGGGTAGGTGTTGGCATGGAACCAGCCTGCGTAAAAAGCTGCCCGACCGGAGCGCTGGTATTCGGCACAAAGGAGGACATGATAGATCATGCTGCAGAGCGTATTGTTGACCTCAAAGAGCGTGGTTATAGCAATGCCGGACTATACGACCCGCAAGGCATAGGAGGAACGCATGTGATGTATGTGCTGCAACATGCGGACCAACCTGAGCTATATCATGGTTTACCTAAAGATCCATCAATCAATCCCATGGTGTCAATCTGGAAAGGCATTACCAAACCCATAATGAGCCTGGGTATCGGTTTGGTAGCATTGGTTGGATTCTTCCACTACATCACAGTAGGCCCAAATGAAGTTGAGGAAGAAAACGAATCCGAACCGCATTAA